In Curtobacterium sp. TC1, the following proteins share a genomic window:
- a CDS encoding MFS transporter translates to MTTPSTRTVPTTRAWIIAVFVVFTLSGLDIATWLGRIPSVRDSLGASTFEMGLLVLGMAVGSIAGLTFAGHIVAKLGARRGVQVAAACLALGMVFAGIAVTLEWGFAAIWIALIAFGFGNGLCDVSMNVSGAAAEKAGGRTIMPLFHAAFSLGTLAGAGLGALAEKLDIPVSMHFIVLVVITSAAMLVAVTKFQDEHRFAEQVSTDTSPVATPLTRWQVWAQPSTILIGVIVLGMALAEGSANDWLPLAMIDGHGLDNAAGAGVLTVFLAAMTVGRVAGSPLIDRFGRVPILRISAAVAVVGLGMLIFIDNVPLAIVGVVLWGLGASLGFPMGMSAAADDPRTAAAKVSAVATIGYVAFLAGPPLIGFLGEQIGLLGALLVVFVFIIAAGLASGAARETGAAARPTRGRGDRHGGDEPRLPADSADNADNATSAANATSTADATSAPSGPGRDAR, encoded by the coding sequence ATGACGACGCCGTCCACCCGCACCGTTCCGACCACCAGGGCCTGGATCATCGCGGTGTTCGTCGTGTTCACCCTGTCCGGGCTCGACATCGCGACCTGGCTCGGCCGGATCCCGAGCGTCCGCGACTCCCTCGGGGCGAGCACCTTCGAGATGGGCCTGCTCGTGCTCGGCATGGCCGTCGGCTCGATCGCCGGCCTGACCTTCGCCGGCCACATCGTCGCGAAGCTCGGAGCTCGCCGTGGTGTGCAGGTGGCCGCCGCCTGCCTGGCACTCGGCATGGTCTTCGCCGGCATCGCGGTCACGCTCGAGTGGGGCTTCGCCGCCATCTGGATCGCCCTGATCGCCTTCGGGTTCGGCAACGGCCTGTGCGACGTGTCGATGAACGTCTCCGGAGCCGCCGCCGAGAAGGCCGGCGGGCGCACGATCATGCCGCTGTTCCACGCCGCGTTCAGCCTCGGCACGCTCGCCGGTGCGGGCCTCGGAGCCCTGGCCGAGAAGCTCGACATCCCGGTCTCCATGCACTTCATCGTCCTGGTCGTCATCACGAGTGCCGCCATGCTCGTCGCCGTCACGAAGTTCCAGGACGAGCACCGGTTCGCGGAGCAGGTCTCCACCGACACCAGCCCGGTCGCGACGCCGCTCACCCGCTGGCAGGTCTGGGCGCAGCCCTCCACGATCCTCATCGGTGTGATCGTGCTCGGCATGGCGTTGGCCGAGGGCTCTGCGAACGACTGGCTGCCGCTCGCGATGATCGACGGCCACGGGCTCGACAACGCCGCCGGTGCCGGAGTGCTCACGGTGTTCCTCGCCGCGATGACCGTCGGCCGCGTGGCCGGCAGCCCCCTGATCGACAGGTTCGGTCGCGTCCCGATCCTGCGGATCAGCGCTGCCGTCGCGGTCGTCGGCCTCGGCATGCTCATCTTCATCGACAACGTGCCGCTCGCGATCGTCGGTGTCGTGCTCTGGGGCCTCGGTGCCAGCCTCGGCTTCCCGATGGGCATGTCGGCCGCGGCCGACGACCCCCGCACCGCTGCCGCCAAGGTCAGTGCCGTCGCCACCATCGGGTACGTGGCGTTCCTGGCCGGGCCCCCGCTCATCGGGTTCCTCGGTGAGCAGATCGGACTGCTCGGTGCGCTCCTGGTCGTCTTCGTGTTCATCATCGCGGCGGGACTCGCGTCGGGTGCTGCCCGTGAGACCGGCGCCGCCGCCCGGCCGACCCGCGGGCGTGGCGACCGACACGGCGGGGACGAGCCGCGCCTCCCGGCCGACAGCGCCGACAACGCCGACAACGCGACGAGCGCTGCCAACGCAACCAGCACGGCCGACGCGACGAGCGCGCCGTCCGGGCCGGGACGCGACGCCCGTTAG
- a CDS encoding nucleoside/nucleotide kinase family protein, translating into MSHGDSSVDEAVERAVELAAAGPRAVLGIAGAPGAGKSTLARRVVTAVDERLGAGTAVQVPMDGFHLSNAALDALGRHDRKGAVDTFDADGYVALVGRLVSADTTVWAPDFDRRIDEPVAGSIAVPPTARLVVSEGNYLLDDTEPWASLGDLFTETWFCAVDDGVRVDRLVGRHMRHGRDHEAARAWAVEVDGVNAARVAPTVIRASRTVRT; encoded by the coding sequence GTGAGCCACGGGGACAGCAGCGTCGACGAAGCCGTCGAGCGTGCGGTCGAGCTGGCCGCGGCGGGACCGCGGGCGGTGCTCGGCATCGCGGGAGCTCCCGGCGCGGGCAAGTCGACCCTGGCCCGACGCGTGGTCACCGCAGTCGACGAGCGACTCGGGGCCGGCACGGCGGTCCAGGTGCCGATGGACGGCTTCCACCTGTCGAACGCAGCGCTCGACGCCCTCGGCCGACATGACCGCAAGGGCGCCGTCGACACGTTCGACGCCGACGGCTACGTCGCCCTGGTCGGACGACTCGTCTCCGCCGACACCACCGTGTGGGCGCCCGACTTCGACCGCCGCATCGACGAGCCCGTCGCGGGCAGCATCGCCGTCCCGCCGACCGCCCGGCTCGTGGTCTCCGAGGGGAACTACCTGCTCGACGACACCGAACCGTGGGCATCGCTCGGCGACCTGTTCACCGAGACCTGGTTCTGTGCCGTCGACGACGGGGTGCGGGTCGACCGCCTGGTCGGTCGCCACATGCGCCACGGACGCGACCACGAGGCCGCGCGCGCCTGGGCGGTGGAGGTCGACGGCGTGAACGCGGCGAGGGTCGCACCCACGGTGATCCGTGCCTCCAGGACGGTGCGGACGTGA
- a CDS encoding VOC family protein — protein sequence MVDATKAFSGFSVRDVPEAKAFYQDVLGVEVTEDHGMLFLQLGDGHGVLVYPKGPAHEPAAFTVLNFPVPDVDAAVDELVAKGVTFLHYEGMTDEKGVNRRGGPLIAWFTDPSGNVLSVVAE from the coding sequence ATGGTCGATGCGACGAAGGCGTTCAGCGGGTTCTCGGTGCGCGATGTCCCCGAGGCGAAGGCGTTCTACCAGGACGTCCTGGGGGTCGAGGTCACCGAGGACCACGGCATGCTCTTCCTGCAGCTCGGCGACGGCCACGGCGTCCTCGTCTACCCGAAGGGCCCCGCACACGAACCGGCAGCCTTCACGGTGCTGAACTTCCCGGTGCCGGACGTCGACGCCGCGGTGGACGAGCTCGTCGCGAAGGGCGTCACGTTCCTGCACTACGAGGGCATGACCGACGAGAAGGGCGTGAACCGCCGGGGCGGACCGCTCATCGCCTGGTTCACGGACCCGTCGGGCAACGTCCTCAGCGTCGTCGCCGAGTGA
- a CDS encoding SDR family oxidoreductase: MTIAITGATGNIGGAVARALAADGVPFRMIVRDASRAPELPGTEVAVATFADAEASRAALEGVDVLLMVSGAEAEDRLDQHRTFVAAAAAAGVRHVVYTSFLGAAEDATFTLGRDHWATEQAIRSTGMTHTFLRDSFYLDFVEDLVGEDGVIRGPAGDGAMAAVARADVARVATTVLRDPGAHLDRTYELTGPAAITLAEAAAVVSEVRGRTVTYHPETLDEAYASRAQWNPEPWQADAWVSTYTAIAEGALAHVSGDVERITGRAPMSLREVLAG, encoded by the coding sequence ATGACCATCGCCATCACCGGAGCGACCGGCAACATCGGGGGCGCCGTCGCACGCGCGCTCGCCGCGGACGGTGTGCCGTTCCGGATGATCGTGCGTGACGCGTCGCGCGCCCCGGAGCTGCCCGGCACCGAGGTCGCGGTCGCGACGTTCGCCGACGCCGAGGCCAGCCGGGCGGCGCTCGAGGGGGTCGACGTGCTCCTGATGGTCTCGGGGGCCGAGGCCGAGGACCGGCTCGACCAGCACCGCACCTTCGTCGCGGCGGCTGCCGCGGCCGGCGTCCGGCACGTCGTCTACACCTCGTTCCTCGGCGCGGCCGAGGACGCGACCTTCACGCTCGGGCGCGACCACTGGGCGACCGAGCAGGCGATCCGCTCGACCGGCATGACACACACGTTCCTGCGGGACAGCTTCTACCTGGACTTCGTCGAGGACCTGGTCGGCGAGGACGGGGTGATCCGCGGGCCGGCAGGCGACGGTGCCATGGCGGCGGTCGCCCGTGCGGACGTCGCACGGGTCGCGACCACCGTGCTGCGGGACCCGGGAGCGCACCTGGACCGCACGTACGAGCTGACCGGGCCGGCAGCGATCACGCTGGCCGAGGCGGCTGCCGTGGTGTCCGAGGTGCGCGGCCGCACGGTGACCTACCACCCGGAGACCCTCGACGAGGCGTACGCGTCGCGGGCGCAGTGGAACCCGGAGCCGTGGCAGGCCGACGCGTGGGTGAGCACCTACACGGCGATCGCCGAGGGGGCGCTCGCACACGTGTCCGGCGACGTCGAGCGGATCACGGGCCGGGCGCCGATGTCCCTGCGTGAGGTGCTCGCCGGCTGA
- a CDS encoding CynX/NimT family MFS transporter — protein MTGATDGTGRTAAARQGLRAAAWVLPAAIVLIALNFRGPIVATAPVIGDVRVDLGLTATIAGLLTTIPVLCFALATPFASWVIAKADPERAVSLSLVIVLAGTVVRSMPSSAALLVGTAVIGIGITIGNVVIPVVIRRDTSPERVGLVTGVYTSALNVGSMITSLATAPLAALWGWPVAIAVWAVFAVIAGVAWTSAVGARAAWRRPVRSGDDEPLPITGPIDQVLDTGAIRTIRAERAAAAAAAATAAEPVRPARRLITWGLTLAFGGQAFSYYALTAWIPTLLHDEIGFSKASSGASSSVFQILAVVGALGVPLLATRWRPAAIIALVGTLWLAMPLGLLFAPQLWLLWSVLGGAAQGGGITVIFIVIVRIVSSDADARRMSAFVQGGGYLLGSAGPLVAGALHGATGDWTAPLLVVLVSVLTLGVVGTIAARRVS, from the coding sequence GTGACGGGCGCGACCGACGGCACCGGCCGGACCGCCGCGGCCAGGCAGGGGCTGCGCGCTGCCGCGTGGGTGCTGCCCGCCGCCATCGTCCTCATCGCCCTGAACTTCCGCGGCCCGATCGTCGCGACGGCCCCGGTCATCGGCGACGTCCGTGTCGACCTGGGCCTGACCGCCACGATCGCCGGACTGCTGACGACGATCCCGGTGCTCTGCTTCGCGCTGGCGACGCCGTTCGCCAGCTGGGTCATCGCGAAGGCCGACCCCGAGCGTGCGGTGTCCCTGTCGCTCGTCATCGTCCTCGCCGGCACCGTGGTCCGGTCGATGCCGTCGTCCGCCGCGCTGCTCGTCGGCACCGCGGTGATCGGCATCGGCATCACGATCGGCAACGTGGTGATCCCGGTCGTCATCCGGCGCGACACCTCCCCGGAACGCGTCGGCCTGGTCACCGGCGTCTACACGTCGGCGCTCAACGTCGGGTCGATGATCACCTCGCTGGCGACCGCTCCCCTGGCGGCGCTGTGGGGCTGGCCGGTCGCGATCGCGGTGTGGGCCGTCTTCGCGGTCATCGCCGGGGTCGCCTGGACCTCCGCGGTGGGTGCGCGGGCCGCGTGGCGCCGCCCGGTGCGGTCCGGTGACGACGAACCCCTGCCGATCACCGGCCCGATCGACCAGGTGCTCGACACCGGGGCGATCCGGACGATCCGCGCCGAGCGGGCTGCTGCCGCGGCCGCAGCGGCGACCGCCGCCGAGCCGGTGCGCCCCGCGCGACGGCTGATCACGTGGGGTCTCACGCTGGCGTTCGGCGGGCAGGCGTTCTCGTACTACGCCCTGACCGCCTGGATCCCGACGCTGCTGCACGACGAGATCGGGTTCTCGAAGGCGTCTTCCGGAGCGAGCTCGTCGGTGTTCCAGATCCTGGCCGTCGTCGGGGCGCTCGGCGTCCCGCTGCTCGCGACCCGGTGGCGTCCGGCGGCGATCATCGCCCTGGTCGGCACCCTGTGGCTGGCGATGCCGCTCGGGCTGCTGTTCGCCCCGCAGCTCTGGCTGCTGTGGTCGGTGCTCGGCGGCGCGGCACAGGGCGGTGGCATCACCGTGATCTTCATCGTGATCGTGCGGATCGTCTCGAGTGACGCCGATGCCCGTCGGATGTCCGCGTTCGTGCAGGGCGGCGGGTACCTGCTCGGCTCGGCCGGGCCGCTCGTCGCCGGGGCGCTGCACGGGGCGACCGGGGACTGGACGGCACCGCTGCTCGTCGTGCTCGTGTCGGTCCTGACGCTCGGGGTCGTCGGCACGATCGCCGCGCGTCGCGTTTCCTGA
- a CDS encoding TetR/AcrR family transcriptional regulator → MSTPDAELRARIVSGAIEAYRATDFHRVGPDEVAEHTGVPVAAVSHAFPMWELLVVAVIDRWNNGSRLVLWPIAEREGAVAYLRARLEAGITDPALVRLRIAVLSAASNPDHPAAGWFRTQYTRAFEDLTLALVRDVVAAREPRGASPRHAAEQLLALYEGLQLQAMVRDDAEPLSGFDRAVARMRVGWTATRVDA, encoded by the coding sequence ATGTCCACGCCCGACGCCGAGCTCCGTGCACGCATCGTGTCCGGTGCGATCGAGGCGTACCGCGCGACGGATTTCCACCGGGTCGGTCCGGACGAGGTCGCCGAGCACACCGGTGTCCCGGTCGCCGCGGTCAGCCACGCGTTCCCGATGTGGGAACTGCTCGTCGTCGCGGTCATCGACCGGTGGAACAACGGCAGCCGACTCGTGCTGTGGCCGATCGCCGAACGGGAGGGTGCCGTCGCGTACCTCCGGGCCCGGCTCGAGGCCGGCATCACGGACCCCGCCCTCGTCCGGCTCCGGATCGCCGTGCTCAGCGCCGCGTCGAACCCCGATCACCCCGCCGCCGGGTGGTTCCGCACCCAGTACACCCGCGCGTTCGAGGACCTCACCCTCGCTCTGGTCCGTGATGTCGTCGCTGCGCGCGAACCGCGTGGCGCCTCGCCCCGGCACGCCGCCGAGCAGCTCCTGGCGCTGTACGAGGGGCTGCAGCTGCAGGCGATGGTCCGCGACGACGCCGAGCCGCTGAGCGGCTTCGACCGCGCCGTCGCCCGGATGCGCGTCGGTTGGACGGCAACGCGCGTCGACGCCTGA
- a CDS encoding LacI family DNA-binding transcriptional regulator — MDEPATAPGASPSRGGVARPSRPTLAAVARAAGVAPSTASLAFSGSGPVSEDAKARVLAAAAELGYGGPDPRARSLRRGRSGVIGVVMDERLSDAFRDPVNVLTLDGIAEVAGAAGASLLLVRSPLDDEQGAGPLVDAPMDAVVLVGCNVRIDPAVAVLRRRQIPVVAIEADEIEGAVPVQLDNRDASRRAAAYLQDLGHTAVTVVTLPLDAARRRGRIDDDRFASGIAFTTLERLGGVREVYPSAVAIETAGSSVEEGRLAGVELFAADGPRPTAVIAQSDLIAVGVISAALDAGLRVPEDVSVVGFDGITVDDSLLHRTPIRHLTTLVQPFVQKGQAAARAALAMLEGAEPQPASFRSELRVGDTTGPPPRSR; from the coding sequence ATGGACGAACCGGCAACAGCACCCGGCGCGTCGCCTTCCCGCGGCGGCGTCGCCCGTCCGTCGCGCCCGACGCTGGCAGCGGTCGCCCGCGCCGCCGGTGTCGCACCGTCGACGGCCTCGCTCGCGTTCAGCGGCAGCGGCCCGGTGTCCGAGGACGCCAAGGCCCGCGTGCTCGCCGCCGCCGCAGAGCTCGGGTACGGCGGTCCCGATCCCCGTGCGCGTTCGCTCCGTCGAGGGCGTTCCGGCGTCATCGGCGTCGTGATGGACGAGCGCCTGAGTGATGCCTTCCGCGACCCGGTCAACGTCCTGACGCTCGACGGCATCGCCGAGGTCGCGGGTGCTGCGGGAGCTTCGCTCTTGCTGGTCCGGAGTCCGCTCGATGACGAACAGGGCGCCGGGCCACTCGTCGACGCCCCGATGGACGCCGTCGTGCTCGTCGGGTGCAACGTCCGGATCGACCCGGCCGTCGCGGTGCTGCGGCGTCGGCAGATCCCCGTCGTCGCGATCGAGGCGGACGAGATCGAGGGTGCCGTGCCGGTCCAGCTCGACAACCGGGATGCCTCACGCCGTGCTGCTGCGTACCTGCAGGACCTCGGGCACACCGCGGTCACCGTCGTGACGCTGCCGCTCGACGCTGCTCGTCGCCGGGGGCGCATCGACGACGACCGCTTCGCTTCGGGGATCGCGTTCACGACGCTCGAACGGCTCGGCGGTGTGCGCGAGGTCTACCCCTCTGCCGTGGCGATCGAGACTGCTGGCAGCTCGGTGGAAGAAGGACGCCTGGCTGGTGTCGAGCTGTTCGCCGCGGACGGCCCCCGACCGACCGCGGTGATCGCGCAGAGCGACCTGATCGCCGTCGGGGTGATCTCGGCCGCTCTCGACGCCGGACTTCGGGTGCCCGAGGACGTCAGTGTCGTCGGGTTCGACGGCATCACGGTGGACGACAGCCTGCTCCACCGCACCCCGATCCGACACCTGACGACGCTCGTGCAGCCGTTCGTGCAGAAGGGGCAAGCGGCAGCCCGTGCTGCCCTGGCCATGCTGGAGGGGGCGGAGCCGCAGCCGGCGTCGTTCCGCTCGGAGCTGCGCGTGGGTGACACGACAGGGCCGCCGCCCCGTTCGCGCTGA
- a CDS encoding MFS transporter, protein MKRPAPISHASERTGPDFAKFWVAQAASSIGGQISELAVPLLAVLVLHASAGEVGLLGAARWVPFLLLALPLGVLVDRRRRRPLLVTSDIARATLTIVVVALAFSGLLTLPTLVVLVGALGAFTVLFEVSYQSFLPTVAGREHLERANGRLQATASAAEIGGPGLAGLLIQALSAPWALLTHAATYVVSAVALLGISTPERHPVPTGRSALRDLADGLRFVQRDRYLVSLVGFAGIYNLFAQWVMVLFTVHAVRELDLTAGQLGLVFSLGAIGAVLGAAAAPVSVRRLGAGFVMVGCAAAECLALAALPVVDASWTAPVVVTVLVVVFAINGAGTSLSSVVALTLRQLRTPDDLLGRVNATMRWLSYGVIAIGAAVGGIVGESLGTRTGIALGCAGTLLTVVWVAASPLRKVGDPRLLATHAGPDRAS, encoded by the coding sequence ATGAAACGACCTGCGCCCATTAGTCATGCGTCAGAGCGGACCGGGCCGGACTTCGCGAAGTTCTGGGTCGCCCAGGCAGCGTCGTCGATCGGTGGTCAGATCAGCGAACTCGCGGTGCCCTTGCTCGCCGTCCTGGTGCTGCACGCGTCGGCGGGCGAGGTCGGGCTGCTCGGCGCAGCTCGGTGGGTACCGTTCCTGCTGCTCGCACTGCCGCTCGGGGTCCTGGTCGACAGGCGGCGACGACGCCCGCTGCTCGTCACGTCCGACATCGCCCGAGCGACCCTGACGATCGTCGTGGTGGCACTGGCGTTCTCCGGCCTGCTCACGTTGCCGACCCTCGTGGTCCTGGTGGGGGCGCTCGGGGCGTTCACCGTCCTGTTCGAGGTCAGCTACCAGTCGTTCTTGCCGACGGTCGCGGGCCGCGAGCACCTCGAGCGCGCGAACGGTCGGTTGCAGGCGACGGCGTCTGCGGCGGAGATCGGAGGCCCCGGCCTTGCCGGCTTGCTCATCCAGGCACTGTCCGCCCCGTGGGCACTGCTCACCCATGCCGCGACCTACGTCGTCTCGGCCGTGGCGCTCCTCGGCATCTCGACCCCGGAACGGCACCCCGTCCCCACGGGCAGGAGCGCTCTGCGCGACCTGGCGGACGGGCTGCGGTTCGTGCAGCGCGACCGCTACCTCGTGTCCCTGGTCGGCTTCGCCGGCATCTACAACCTCTTCGCCCAGTGGGTCATGGTGCTCTTCACCGTCCACGCCGTTCGTGAACTCGACCTCACCGCTGGGCAACTCGGGCTCGTGTTCAGTCTCGGCGCCATCGGGGCGGTCCTCGGCGCGGCTGCCGCGCCGGTGAGCGTCAGACGTCTCGGTGCCGGGTTCGTCATGGTCGGGTGCGCCGCGGCCGAGTGCCTCGCCCTCGCCGCCCTCCCCGTCGTCGATGCGTCGTGGACGGCGCCCGTGGTCGTCACGGTCCTCGTCGTCGTCTTCGCGATCAACGGAGCCGGGACGTCACTGTCGAGCGTCGTCGCGTTGACACTCCGCCAGCTCCGGACCCCCGACGACCTGCTCGGCCGGGTCAACGCCACGATGCGGTGGCTCTCCTACGGCGTCATCGCCATCGGCGCCGCTGTCGGGGGCATCGTCGGCGAGTCCCTCGGCACTCGCACGGGTATCGCCCTGGGGTGCGCCGGCACGCTCCTCACCGTCGTCTGGGTGGCCGCGTCACCCCTCCGGAAGGTGGGCGACCCACGCCTCCTCGCCACCCACGCGGGCCCCGATCGCGCCTCGTGA
- the nucS gene encoding endonuclease NucS: MRLVIARCSVDYAGRLSAHLPLATRLLMLKADGSLLVHSDGGSYKPLNWMSPPCSIEITEPDDEQSVAGITQVWTVTQKKTQDKLIVSLYEVVSDETHDLGVDPGLVKDGVEAHLQQLLAEQIELLGDGHTLVRREYMTAIGPVDILARDDAGASVAVEMKRNANIDAVEQLTRYLELMNRDPHLRPVQGVLAAQTVAPQARTLAEDRGIRVLVLDYDAMRGIEGGHARLF, from the coding sequence GTGCGTCTCGTCATCGCCCGCTGCTCCGTCGACTACGCCGGCCGGCTCTCAGCCCACCTGCCGCTCGCGACCCGTCTGCTCATGCTCAAGGCGGACGGATCGCTGCTCGTGCACTCCGACGGCGGCAGCTACAAGCCGCTGAACTGGATGAGCCCGCCGTGCTCGATCGAGATCACCGAGCCGGACGACGAGCAGTCGGTCGCCGGCATCACGCAGGTGTGGACGGTGACGCAGAAGAAGACGCAGGACAAGCTCATCGTCTCCCTGTACGAGGTCGTCTCCGACGAGACCCACGACCTGGGCGTCGACCCGGGCCTGGTGAAGGACGGGGTCGAGGCGCACCTGCAGCAGCTCCTCGCGGAGCAGATCGAACTGCTCGGCGATGGTCACACGCTGGTCCGCCGCGAGTACATGACCGCCATCGGGCCGGTCGACATCCTCGCTCGTGACGACGCCGGGGCGAGCGTCGCGGTCGAGATGAAGCGCAACGCCAACATCGACGCCGTCGAGCAGCTCACGCGCTACCTCGAGCTGATGAACCGCGACCCGCACCTGCGTCCGGTGCAGGGCGTGCTCGCGGCGCAGACGGTGGCGCCGCAGGCGCGCACCCTCGCCGAGGACCGCGGCATCCGCGTCCTCGTGCTCGACTACGACGCGATGCGCGGCATCGAGGGCGGGCACGCCCGCCTGTTCTGA
- a CDS encoding HAD hydrolase-like protein has protein sequence MTSPFSAILFDLDGTISDSAPGILESLTHTFRTVGVAVPDHDTLMSFVGPPIMDTFRVAMGMDEAQAEHTLAVYREHYFSHGALDSTMFPGIDVVLRTLHDAGLPISTATSKPETPATYILEHYGLTGDIDIITGASDDEVRSSKADVVEEALRRLHARGFDTSRPVLIGDRVHDVEGATVHGVPVVFAEWGYGSPAEAEGTIASAATPLDLLPILLP, from the coding sequence ATGACCAGCCCGTTCTCCGCCATCCTGTTCGACCTCGACGGCACCATCAGCGACTCCGCGCCGGGCATCCTCGAGAGCCTGACGCACACCTTCCGCACCGTCGGCGTCGCGGTGCCCGACCACGACACCCTGATGTCGTTCGTCGGCCCGCCGATCATGGACACGTTCCGGGTCGCGATGGGCATGGACGAGGCGCAGGCCGAGCACACGCTCGCCGTCTACCGCGAGCACTACTTCTCGCACGGCGCCCTCGACTCGACGATGTTCCCCGGCATCGACGTCGTGCTGCGCACCCTGCACGACGCCGGACTGCCGATCTCGACCGCGACGAGCAAGCCGGAGACACCGGCGACCTACATCCTCGAGCACTACGGGCTCACCGGGGACATCGACATCATCACGGGCGCGAGCGACGACGAGGTCCGGTCGAGCAAGGCCGACGTGGTCGAGGAAGCGCTGCGCCGCCTGCACGCCCGCGGGTTCGACACCAGCCGTCCCGTCCTGATCGGCGACCGGGTGCACGACGTCGAGGGTGCCACGGTGCACGGCGTCCCGGTGGTCTTCGCCGAGTGGGGGTACGGCTCCCCCGCCGAGGCCGAGGGCACCATCGCGAGCGCGGCCACCCCGCTCGACCTGCTCCCGATCCTGCTGCCGTGA
- a CDS encoding NUDIX hydrolase, which yields MEYTDYDTRLAAYGVITDGDRVLLAKLRFPEAGTWTLPGGGVEFDETVEQAVVREVREETGYESQVGALLGVRHHVVPAERRIHANGRPMKAVQVVFRATVVGGALRDEVDGSTDESRWLPIAELPHHRHGLLVPVALAWAGALT from the coding sequence ATGGAGTACACCGACTACGACACCCGGCTCGCCGCGTACGGCGTGATCACGGATGGTGACCGTGTGCTCCTGGCGAAGCTGCGCTTCCCCGAGGCCGGCACGTGGACGCTCCCTGGCGGTGGCGTCGAGTTCGACGAGACCGTCGAGCAGGCCGTCGTGCGCGAGGTCCGCGAGGAGACCGGGTACGAGTCCCAGGTCGGCGCCCTGCTGGGTGTCCGGCACCACGTCGTCCCCGCCGAGCGTCGGATCCACGCCAACGGGCGCCCGATGAAGGCCGTGCAGGTCGTCTTCCGCGCGACGGTCGTCGGCGGTGCGCTGCGCGACGAGGTCGACGGATCGACGGACGAGTCGCGGTGGCTGCCCATCGCCGAGCTCCCGCACCACCGGCACGGGCTGCTCGTGCCCGTCGCGCTGGCGTGGGCGGGCGCGCTCACCTGA
- a CDS encoding carboxylesterase family protein: protein MLDATPAPFDTPAGRIIGTVDGDVIRVLGIPYARADRFAPPEPMPPFASELHASTPSPVAPQPHAQFVDQLLGEVEDITVDEHCQRLSVTLPADVAPDEHLPVMVWIHGGSYVIGGGDLPIYDARDLVTEQRVIVVSVTFRLGVLGFLGDGDAIPANLGLLDLIESLRWVRANIAAFGGDPDLVTVFGQSAGGDAAAHLMISEGATGLFRRAIIQSAPLGLSRRRSRMNRAMVRAVGTVHADTPLDDLLERQALGTRAAAPYGLAGGMPFGTQYGFAPLPAERDLDAAWSRVAPDVDVLVGSATDETGMYVPLIPGLSRVARSRILRPALRWWVVRPLSDVIYGRDVRRFTARHRRAGGRATSYRLVRGVTTAPTGAVHMSDLPLLLGGREAWAGTRFVPERDWPEVERRGRAFRAIWAEFARTGVVRAPDDETLTFDRD from the coding sequence ATGCTCGACGCGACCCCAGCCCCCTTCGACACCCCGGCCGGGCGCATCATCGGCACCGTCGACGGCGACGTGATCCGCGTGCTCGGGATCCCGTACGCGCGGGCCGACCGGTTCGCGCCGCCGGAGCCGATGCCGCCCTTCGCCAGCGAGCTGCACGCCTCCACGCCGTCGCCCGTGGCGCCGCAGCCGCACGCGCAGTTCGTCGACCAGCTGCTGGGCGAGGTCGAGGACATCACCGTCGACGAGCACTGCCAGCGCCTGTCCGTCACGCTGCCCGCCGACGTGGCACCGGACGAGCACCTGCCTGTCATGGTCTGGATCCACGGCGGCTCGTACGTCATCGGCGGCGGTGACCTGCCGATCTACGACGCCCGCGACCTCGTGACCGAGCAGCGGGTGATCGTCGTGTCGGTGACCTTCCGGCTCGGGGTGCTCGGGTTCCTGGGCGACGGGGACGCGATCCCGGCGAACCTCGGCCTGCTCGACCTGATCGAGTCGCTCCGCTGGGTGCGGGCGAACATCGCCGCGTTCGGTGGCGACCCCGACCTGGTGACCGTGTTCGGGCAGTCCGCCGGCGGTGACGCAGCTGCTCACCTGATGATCAGCGAGGGGGCTACCGGCCTGTTCCGCCGTGCGATCATCCAGAGCGCACCGCTCGGGTTGTCCCGTCGCCGATCCCGGATGAACCGCGCGATGGTCCGGGCGGTCGGCACGGTGCACGCCGACACCCCGCTCGACGACCTGCTCGAACGGCAGGCCCTCGGCACCCGGGCCGCAGCGCCGTACGGCCTGGCGGGCGGGATGCCGTTCGGCACCCAGTACGGCTTCGCCCCGTTGCCCGCCGAACGCGACCTCGACGCGGCCTGGAGTCGAGTCGCACCCGACGTCGACGTCCTGGTCGGTTCGGCGACGGACGAGACCGGCATGTACGTGCCGCTGATCCCCGGTCTGTCGCGGGTCGCGCGGTCCCGGATCCTGCGCCCGGCGCTCCGTTGGTGGGTGGTCCGTCCGCTCTCCGACGTCATCTACGGCCGCGACGTCCGGCGCTTCACCGCGCGGCACCGTCGAGCCGGTGGGCGGGCGACGTCCTACCGACTCGTGCGCGGCGTGACGACCGCGCCGACCGGTGCCGTGCACATGAGCGACCTGCCGCTGCTGCTCGGTGGCCGCGAGGCCTGGGCCGGCACCCGCTTCGTGCCCGAGCGCGACTGGCCCGAGGTCGAGCGGCGCGGCCGGGCCTTCCGCGCGATCTGGGCGGAGTTCGCCCGGACCGGCGTCGTGCGGGCTCCGGACGACGAGACGCTGACGTTCGACCGGGACTGA